ATTCCAGGAGGCTTTGCAGGCAGGCCGCCCCGCAGCTGTAGCTCTCGACCTGCTTGTGAAAGGCGAGTTCGATTCCGTCCGTGGACGCCAGGCAGAGCAGGGCCAGCAGCAATGCCGGGACGCAGAGCAGGGCGGTTTTGGGGACGGCGCCGCGCATCGTCCTACCTGCTGCGAACCGTGGCCATGGCCAGCTCGCGCGGGGAGAACAGCTCGGCCAGGGTTTCCTGGCTGAAGCTCAGCGCGCGCTCGAACTGAAGCCCGATCTTGTCGCCCACCATCCATGACAATGCCGCCGGGATTTCCGACAGCTGCATTTTCTTTTTGCCGTTGACCTCTATTTCCAGGGAAAGGCGCGTCACTTCCGGCGGCGGAGCCTGTCCCTTGGCCAGCTTGATGCCGATTCCGCCCTTGCTGATGTCCACCAGGCAGCCTTCGCAGACGACCTGGTTGTCCGCGCCGAGCAGGCTGACCTTGGCCGTGTCCGGGGCGGTCGTGATCCGGGCGAAACGTCGGCCGTCCGGCCGCCAGACCTGGGCGGCGATCCTGCTGACCGTCTCGACGATGGACCGGCGGCGCGCCGCGGCGTAGCCGAGCACGAAGGGCGGCAACAGGAAGAAGGCGATCTGGAACAGCGTGCTGAGAATGTGCGGGGTCAGCGCGTAATCCCCGCCGGAAACCGAAGAAACGGGATTCTGCTGCTCCATCTGCTCCAGCTGCTGAAGCTCGGCCGGGTCGAAAGATTTGCCCTGGGCCAGCGCCTGCGCGGGCGCGCCCGAAAGCAGGACAACGGCCAAGAGAATCCACGCCCCTTTTTTCAGGAGCGCGGGCAGGGTTGGAATGGTCCTTGCGTAAGGCGATGTCGTGATCCGCATGAATATCTCGATCCCTGAACAGATGCGCCGTTCAATTTACGGTAAGATAAGCAAGAGCTGTTCCGGGCGGACCGGGCAGGGGGGGCGGAAAGCGAAGCCGGCGGCGAACCCTTGCGAGACGCCTGTTTCAGGGGGGTCAACCTTTGGGATGTCCTTACGTATCCTCGGATTTGAGCTCGTAATCGCAAGACGAAAAAACAGGAATAATTCGCAGATGCCGGAGTATCGGATGCAACCTCCCGTTATGCAGCGGTTTTCAGCGTTCCGAAATTGTCGAACGCGTCCGGGAAAATCGGACCCTCAACGGGGCGGTTGCGGTTTCCGCAAGGTTGCTCCACGGCAAGCGCATGATTTTTCGGGTCATCATGGTGGCGAAGATGCGCTCTGAGGCAGGGGGGGCGCAGGCTTCCCGGCCTCCGGGGAGGTATGCCGCGCGCGGCGGGGTTCTGTGCGTCCTGGCGGCGCTGGTGGCCGCCGCATGGATTGGTCCGGCGGTTTTGCCTGGGCAATGCGCCGAGCGGGACGCCTCTGCACCTCCGGGGACCGCCTCGGCCTGGTTGGCGGCGGCCAGGGCCGGGGACGGACGCGCCCAGTTCGAGATCGCCAGCCTGCATCTTTCCGGCCAATGGGGCGCGCAGGACGAGGCCCAGGCCATCTACTGGCTGCAACGCTCGGCCGAGCAGGGGTTCGCTCCGGCTTTTCTGCTCCTGACGCATATCTATTCGCATGGAACCGGACTTCGGCCCCCTGATCCGGGGAAGGCCGCGCTCTGGGCAGCCCGTCTCGTCAATTCCGAGCACTCCGGACTTGCGGAAACGCAACACACCGCGGGAACCTGGAGCAGGGACGGGAACGCGCGCGTGCGCTTGTCCGAGGAGGAGGTTCTGCTGCTGCAAGTGCTGCGTTCCGACTACGCGGAACGCATGCAGGGCGCGGGAGCGCCGGAAACGGGCAGCGACGGGAACCACGGCGAGATCCTCTCGCGCCGCCGCAGGCTGGCCGAGCAGCTCAATTCGGGACTGACGCGCCAGTCGCGCTGGGTCGTGGATCCGTTCAGCACCTGCCTGATCTGGTTTCAGGAACCCCAGGGCGACGAATTCGTCCGCTGGGACGGGATCTGCGATGCCGAGGGGTTTGCCACGGGCCGGGGCACGCTTTCCTTCCGCTCGCAAAGCAACGGTCAGATAACGCGCTGTTCGGGAATCATGAACGCGGGCATCATCGTGGAAGGCGAATTCATGGAAGGGGAGTGAGCGTCCCAAAGTGGAAAACCGCAAGGCGTGGACAGGAGCGGCGCGAGGCCGCGCGCTTTTCCGGCTGTCCGGCGTCTTGGCGCTGGTCTTGCTGCTGGTGCCGTTGCGTGCGACCCTGTATCCCGACATGACCATCAAGATCGTGACCATGAATTGCGGGGACGGCAATTCCGAGACCAGCGCCTATGAAGCTGTGCGGGAGATCCTGCGCGGGCAGGGGCGGCCGGACATCGTGTTCCTTCAGGAGCCGCGCATGACCGCCGGGGAAATGCGCCGTTTCTACGGCTACGGCAACGCCGTGGTGGGGGCTTCCGGCGAGCCCGCCTACTGGAGCCCGGCCGTGCTCACGGACTACCCCGTGCGCAAGGTCTGGGGCGTGCCCTTCGACGGCACGTTCGAGGGGCGCGACGTGGCCACCTGCGCCCTGCTGGAGATCGAAGGGGAGCCGTGCCTGGCCTGCTCGGTGCATCTGGAGCACGTGGCCGCGTTTCAGAGAGGCGCGGACCAGGTCGTGGAAACGGACTTCGTCCGCCTTTTCCGGCTGATCTGGGGCGAGCTGTTCCGGGAGACGCACCGCACCGCCTCGATCCGCCGGATTCTCGCACTGATCCGCGAGTCCGGCGCGTCCTCGGTGATCCTGGGAGGGGACTTCAACACCATCGGGCCGTCGCGGACCATCCGCGCCGTGCGCGAGGAGTACGAGGACACCCTGGGCTACGGCCTGGAGGCGTTGGGTGGGACGTTCCGGAAGATCGATTTTCCCATCAAGCCGCGCATCGACTTCATCTTTCATTCCCGGGACTGGCGCTGCCGGGAATCCTCCATCCTGGGCGCATCGCCCGGCGACCACTATCCCGTGCGGGCGGTCCTCTACCGGACCGGTCCCTAGGCTCCGGCTCGGCCGCTTCGGGAAAGGCCGATCTTTTCGCCGAGCACGCGCAGCAGGAAAAGAGGATTGCCGAGCACGTAGCGCCGGAACAGTCGCCGGGGCTCCAGACGGAGTCGCCAGAGCCACTCCATGCCGTTCTCGCGCATCCATTCCGGGGCGCGCGGCTTGAGGCCCGCGATCCATTCGAAGGCCGCCCCGGCGGTCATGATCACCGGAGGCTGCAACGCGTCCCGGTTCTCGGCGATCCAGCGCTCCTGCAAGGGCATTCCCAGGCCGACCACGAGGATGTCCGCGCCGCTGGCGTTGATTTCCCGGACCACGTCCTGGTTTTCCGGCGAGTCGGTTTCCTTTTGGAAATAGCCGTGCCGGGTTCCCGCGATCTTCAGGCCGGGATTGGCCGCGTGGAGCACGTCCGCCGCGCTGCGGGCCACGCCGGGCGCGTTGCCCAGCAGATAGAGCGAGAAGTCTTTCCGCGCGCAGAAGCGGGCCAGACTGTGCCCAAAGTCCGCCCAGGTCAGCCGCTCCGTGGGGCGATGGCCGAGAATCTTGGCGGCCAGGGCCACGCCGGCTCCGTCCAGCCGGACGATTTCCGCGGCGTTGATGGTTTCGCGCAGGGCCTTGTCCGAGCAGCACAGGTTCAGGGACTGCACGTTCCCGGAGGCGACCAGGAGCCGGGAGCGGGTCCGGACGCTCTCGCCGATGCGTTCGAGAAGCTCTTCGCCCCGCAAGAGGCTGATCTTGACGCCGAGGATGGAAATGTCGCGCGATTCGGGCATGTGGATCGCCGCCTTCGACTAGTTGACGGCGTCCTGGGTGGAAAAGACGCGCAAACGGTCGCGCTGGGCGGCCCAGGTGCCGTTGGCGTACTCCTCGTTGTAGATCCTGCGGGTGCAGGGCCGGTCGCCTTCGAGCATCCCGTGCCGCGCGAATTCGTCGCGGTAGACGTTGATGTAGAGCGTTTCCGGTTTCGTCGTCCGGATCACGGAGAAGGTGTCCAGCTTGTCCCGGTAGGTTTCCTCGGGGTGGGCCACGATGAGGGACATGGCGATGGCGATGCCGTACTTGTGGGCGTTGGCGCAGGTGCGGACGATGTTCCGGCTGGTGATGCGTTTGTTGAAGACCTTGAGCATCTTGTCGCTGCCGCTTTCCGCGCCGATGTACAGCCCGACGCAGCCCGCCCGCGCCATGAGCCGGACGATCTCCTCGTCCGAGGTGGTGTCCGCCCGCGTTTCGCAGGCCCAGGAAATGTTCAGCCCGTCGCGGATGATCAGCTCGCAGATTTCCACGAGGCGCTTCTTGCTCGCGGGGAAGAAATCCTCGCGGAAGTAGATGCCGTCCACCCCGTATGTCCGTTGCAGGTAGTGGATGTCGTCCACGACGCGCTCGGCCGAATGGTGGGTCCAGAGGTTGCCCCAGATGTCCCGCACGGAGCAGAAGGAGCAGCTCATGGGGCAGCTGCGCGAGGTGTTCATGTTGTAGACCTTGCTGACCCCCGCGAAGTTGAACCCGTAGTTGTAGGGGCGGGGCCTGTCCAGGAACAGCTCGTAGTCGGGCCGGGGAAGCTGGTCGAGATCCTTGATGCGCTGGGTGCGGATCATGCTGTGGGAGGGATACTTGCCTTCGACGACGTCGTTGATGACGTATTCCCCCTCGCCCTGGACAACGTAATGCACGCTGTCGGGGATGGAGCCGGGAAACAGCGTCGCATGGGGGCCGCCCACCGAGATCCTGCCCTGGAATCCGGAAGCGTCGATGGCCTCCACCAGGGCCAGGGTGTCGGAAAAGCAGGGCGTGCTGGCGTAGATGCCGATGAAGTCGAATTCGGAGAAGTCCGCGACCATGGCGGTGTTGTCGCAGAAACGGTCCAGCAGCTCGACTTC
This sequence is a window from Paucidesulfovibrio longus DSM 6739. Protein-coding genes within it:
- a CDS encoding PilZ domain-containing protein, with product MRITTSPYARTIPTLPALLKKGAWILLAVVLLSGAPAQALAQGKSFDPAELQQLEQMEQQNPVSSVSGGDYALTPHILSTLFQIAFFLLPPFVLGYAAARRRSIVETVSRIAAQVWRPDGRRFARITTAPDTAKVSLLGADNQVVCEGCLVDISKGGIGIKLAKGQAPPPEVTRLSLEIEVNGKKKMQLSEIPAALSWMVGDKIGLQFERALSFSQETLAELFSPRELAMATVRSR
- a CDS encoding tetratricopeptide repeat protein is translated as MIFRVIMVAKMRSEAGGAQASRPPGRYAARGGVLCVLAALVAAAWIGPAVLPGQCAERDASAPPGTASAWLAAARAGDGRAQFEIASLHLSGQWGAQDEAQAIYWLQRSAEQGFAPAFLLLTHIYSHGTGLRPPDPGKAALWAARLVNSEHSGLAETQHTAGTWSRDGNARVRLSEEEVLLLQVLRSDYAERMQGAGAPETGSDGNHGEILSRRRRLAEQLNSGLTRQSRWVVDPFSTCLIWFQEPQGDEFVRWDGICDAEGFATGRGTLSFRSQSNGQITRCSGIMNAGIIVEGEFMEGE
- a CDS encoding endonuclease/exonuclease/phosphatase family protein, which produces MENRKAWTGAARGRALFRLSGVLALVLLLVPLRATLYPDMTIKIVTMNCGDGNSETSAYEAVREILRGQGRPDIVFLQEPRMTAGEMRRFYGYGNAVVGASGEPAYWSPAVLTDYPVRKVWGVPFDGTFEGRDVATCALLEIEGEPCLACSVHLEHVAAFQRGADQVVETDFVRLFRLIWGELFRETHRTASIRRILALIRESGASSVILGGDFNTIGPSRTIRAVREEYEDTLGYGLEALGGTFRKIDFPIKPRIDFIFHSRDWRCRESSILGASPGDHYPVRAVLYRTGP
- a CDS encoding WecB/TagA/CpsF family glycosyltransferase; amino-acid sequence: MPESRDISILGVKISLLRGEELLERIGESVRTRSRLLVASGNVQSLNLCCSDKALRETINAAEIVRLDGAGVALAAKILGHRPTERLTWADFGHSLARFCARKDFSLYLLGNAPGVARSAADVLHAANPGLKIAGTRHGYFQKETDSPENQDVVREINASGADILVVGLGMPLQERWIAENRDALQPPVIMTAGAAFEWIAGLKPRAPEWMRENGMEWLWRLRLEPRRLFRRYVLGNPLFLLRVLGEKIGLSRSGRAGA
- a CDS encoding B12-binding domain-containing radical SAM protein produces the protein MKILLINSGEPQVRSKKTTLKQAFPFLEKFKPYSVLMPRPVIDGVIGGFGMSEKRFPVGLGYLSSMLKNAGHEVELLDRFCDNTAMVADFSEFDFIGIYASTPCFSDTLALVEAIDASGFQGRISVGGPHATLFPGSIPDSVHYVVQGEGEYVINDVVEGKYPSHSMIRTQRIKDLDQLPRPDYELFLDRPRPYNYGFNFAGVSKVYNMNTSRSCPMSCSFCSVRDIWGNLWTHHSAERVVDDIHYLQRTYGVDGIYFREDFFPASKKRLVEICELIIRDGLNISWACETRADTTSDEEIVRLMARAGCVGLYIGAESGSDKMLKVFNKRITSRNIVRTCANAHKYGIAIAMSLIVAHPEETYRDKLDTFSVIRTTKPETLYINVYRDEFARHGMLEGDRPCTRRIYNEEYANGTWAAQRDRLRVFSTQDAVN